Genomic window (Drosophila sulfurigaster albostrigata strain 15112-1811.04 chromosome 2R, ASM2355843v2, whole genome shotgun sequence):
CGTCTTTGAGTCATAAAGACGCACAAACTAAAGCAACTGGCGTCAGGCtgtatcacacacacacacacatacactcacgcATACTTTCACGCCATGCCTGGCAgcattaaaaatgtcaaaagtcgcaaaaatgttgcaaagcCCTCGGGTGCCAAAGGCAACGAAAATAGGGCAAAGAGGTGGAAGGCGGAAGCGTCACGACAAATGAATGAACGTTGCCTCTGACATTGAAGTGCCACACAGAGTGTAACCTATGAGAgtgtgccagtgtgtgtgcgtgtggcaGCATAGGCCGCATCAACAATGTTGCCAAAGCAAATTGTGCGGCACTTCATGTGGTTCTGCCACAGACATCAAAGTAGATGCCAGGCCAAAGGtctaaagctgaagctgaagctgacgcTCAAGCTCAATCTCTAGCTGATGTTGCCATCATTTTTATGGCACGCTTTAAGACGCCTTTAAGTAAACGCTTcagccgcaacaacaaatgatgtTTCCTCTCCCTGAAGAAGACGCCGGCTATGCGGACTCTGTCTTAACTCTGTCTAATTAGACGAGTGCCGCTGAAGTGCGCAAgaaaccaacacacacattcaacaCTCACGCATAGACAATATGTGTAGCATACATCTTGCGGCACAAGGACGACTACACAAATGTTACCCAGTTGGCGTCCCGACTCTTGACGCGGCgcagacaaacaaaacagaacaagacaagacaaacaacagcagcagcaacagcagcaagagacgcagcagcaacaataagacAAAAAGTCGAGCAAACTGAATGGTGcaacatgaaatgaaacaaatgtgcacgaaaaaaaagagagaagagaaaaaaaagcatacgcaaaaaagcaaacaaatacatattcacacacacaccccacTCTACATACATTAATAAGCAGAGCTGAAAAAGTCAAACGCATTTGCTCGACTCGACGACAGTAACTCATGAAGAGGCcaacaacagtagcagtaacagtaacagcatCACCTGCCTTTCAATTTACCAGCTTGGGCCACCTTTTTGAGGCACtgtatgcaattaaaattgttggctaatgacaacagcaacagaagaagcagcagcagcagcaaccatcaGCAATGTCAGCCAGCAATGAGCTCTGACAGGGCGTGTCAGCCAACTTACAAGTTTTGCTCTCTTATACTTATGCGTTTGCTATACGAGAAAAGCTCACTTGCTGGCCCCCAAATTACTGCGCTAAAAGCTGTCTGAATAATGCTCAAAGCGAGTCCATTACTTCTCATATGAAGAAGAGCAGAGTATTTGCCGAAGAAAGCCAAGCAAGATACGTGTAGAGTAAAGATAAGAGTTCAGAAGTAAATAAGCAGAGCACAAACAAAGCAGCAAAACTTAAAtaagtagaataaaaaaagaaagaagtaaGTGATAGAAAATTTaggaaataatattaaaataaaaactagtTTTCTttcgaaatgaaaaacaatgccatcaaaaaaatagtaagaaaagaaaagaagtaAATCCTCAAAAATTTAAgaacaaatattaaagtaaaaactAGTTTCGAAATGGAAAGCAGAATGACAAATGCAGTTTGTGCTGCAGAGAAGCAAAAGATAATCAAAAGTGAGAAGAACAAGTGAAGTGAAAGCGCCGCAAAATGAGAGAACGAAGCAAAAACGGAGAAGGAACAGtttaagcagcagcaagtcaAATGAGaactgaagtgaagtgaaagtGCAAAGTTAAATGAGAAGacaaaccaaaagcaaacttGACCAAAAGTGGAAagtaaagtgaagtgaagtaaagaaatgaatacaaaaagcAAATTCATTGTTTGCCACCTTTTGGCAGAGTATTCCCCAGTCGATCAGCTTCGtttgtacatttattttttttttgcctgtgGAAGCAACCGTTTCAGTAAGCAAGGCGCACTTTAGTCTCGACTTCAGCAGTTGTTAGTGTCTTGTAAGCAAGTCCAAGTCAACTTGCTTTATGTACCaactgagactgagaatgAGTACAagggtgtgtgcgtgtgtgtgtgtgtgtgtgtgtgtgtgtgtgtcagagGGCAACTTTGGAGAGGCTTTTGCGAGTAAATACAGACATAAGAAGAGCGTTTGACAGtcaaatgtgtgtgagtttgcgTGGGAGCAGATGTCAGGCCCCcgtacataaattaaaagttgtcAGAGAGGAACGCCAAAGAGGAGTAAAAGAAGTGGTGGAGGAGGGGGCGGAGAAAACGTACAAATACATGAATAAAGCGAATTAAAACGCTGACAAAATCAAATGTGGCTAATTTGTGACTTTTGAGTTAGGCTGAAATTCCCATTAAgcgcaaatggaaaatgagaGGTGAGCTGTGcgcatataatatttgaaataatatcacgtatacgtcaCATGtgcacattaaataatatttgcatttgccaggCACAGGAAACGAAGCGAGACGCGTCGCTTCGCGTACGTATGCGCGTATAcgttatttttgcttttcgcttcctttttttttaatttagttgcttCGCAAtacataattgaaatttatgcaattcaaaGTTAAAACAAAGTCTACATACAGAGCgcacaaaataaacagagCGAGGAGCAAATTTGTTGCAGTCTCGCAATctgaacacacacactaatgTGCCtgttatatttgcatatgcgagtgtgtgttgagtgCTCGTAATATGTAGCTGACTTTGTGCTAAAGAGCTTTACCAGAGACAGATAAATACCAATACAAGCCAGAGCTCAACTCagtatttgtgatttttaaatgcaatattttgcaaagCATCGAAGAAAAGGGCGATTGCAATTACAGGGAATTCTATAAAAGCTAAAGGAGTCGATAAAGGCGCCTGAGTGTCCTTTAATTGTTAGAAAAAAGCTTCTTATTGCCCAGAGGTAAAAGAGCAGAAATCTGCAAACAAAAACTGAGAggatttaaatttgcaaatgccACACATGCAATAGCAAGCTTTGGTTGCAACAGAAATCCCATCAACAATTAGCAAAATGCcccaaattaaaagaaatttgtgGCTTTGTTGGCCGAATaaaagacagaaagagagagcaaaatGGCAAACGCATATGCCAAATGTCCAGAGAAAGCCAAAAACTcaacaaaagacaaaagcGTTGTCAATAGAGCAAGAGAGGAGaggagtgaaagagagagagggaaggcaGCAGCACAGACAAAGCATGACAATTgcgataaattaaaatgtgaaatcaAGTAAATTCTTGTGTTTTATTGCATCAGTTTTCAAGCACGACAACTCTTTTGGCTTAATTGAAAAGCTGGTAAAAGCTGTGCCAGGTGCCGGTGTTTAAAACGtgttcttcctcttctttttctatacattgttgttgttgttgttgttgtagtttgttgattttgtaattgttgttgttatgctgCTCTTGTGGCACAGTGCACAGATTTTGTGTTATATAAAATTGAGTTTGCATACATTTGGGTGGccaggcggcggcggcgacgaCGGCGGATGCATCGGCCGCATTGGCAGCTGTTGCACAAAGCTTGGCTGCAACTGGCTGTGGCATGGCCACGACCACGTCCGACATTGTGGCAGCTGAGGCAGCACTACGATGGTAACGACGATGGCTGCTCGGCTGACTCGCTGTGGCTGTAACAAGCAAAGGTAGCAGCACATCGCCTACGAGTATACGAAGCGGGGGGAAGTAACTTCGTTAGATGGTAAAtaagagagagcaagaggcGGGGGGCAAGAGGGGGTTACTAAgtggaaagagagagagagagagttgggAAACTTGAAAGTTTTACTAAAGTATTTTGGGTGCACTAGGCTTGCCACTAAATATTACTGAAACTTGTATTTACAGCCTGTAGTTTGATGATTAGTTAAGAGCAACCAACAAAGTCAATACAGAGTCAGAGGCAGACAGAAtgtagagagagaaagggggaAGAGTGTGCTACAAGGGAGCTGGCCATGTCAACTAATGGGGGGGTAAACAGGTGAGCTAATCTGTGTGCACACAcattacacatacgcactGTGTGCACTTCAAGTGCGGTGCGTCCTACTGccagaaatactaaaaataaatcaatttacgAGTAAATCGAAACTCTTTATAGATCAAAGCTAATTGCAAAATAGATAGATGGgtagccagagagagagaggggggaaaaGGCAGTGTGAGAACTActttacaaaatgaaatgagagCCAATTAGTTGACGCACTAAACGACGACATTTAATCCGAGTTGGCACTCCACAGTTGGCCCCATCCAATTGCATTTTCCAGTCGATTTCTACTTTTTGTAAAACATGCGCTtgacaaaatgaaaagataaAACTACAAactgaatataattttattaatttgctgtGAGTATTTTAACTAATCTACATAATAAGTACTCtttatactctatatattatatatacacagGGCAGGCAATTCatattgatgatgatgtttcGCTAAAGTATTTACAGTCGACAagtttcaattcaaattcaattcaatttacgtttcatttcgttgcgATTCAATCAACTTAAACtatgaatacaaattaatattaagtgCGTACTCGAAACTCAAGAGCTAAAAAGCAAACCAAGTGGGATGCAAGAAAAACAGACACAGAGcaatagatagagagagagagagatagatagggAAAAGAAAGATAACTAGTAAATACTTTAAACTACATTATATGCTAAGGACAGTCAACGACTACAGTTTGTTGAGTATAGATTTTGGAATAGTACCGTTTAGACTGGGCTGCGCGTACTGTATGAAGCTCTCGGAGATGTAATGATGCGGCccggccacgcccacaatgGCACCTGGACCGCCCAGCGGGGCAACACCGCCCGGACCAACGCCACCGCCACACAGATGCGATGTGGCCTGATGCGGAGTGATGCGCGCTCGTATCTCCGCCGCTCTTCCGCCGCCCTCCTCCAGCTCGTTCAGCTCGTCCTCCTCAATGTACATCGAGGGCACATCGTTGCGCGCCGGCCTGTGGGAGAgcaatagaaacaaaaaaaaagagatcgAGATGAAAAACAAGTCTTACAAATCTATTAAaacttttcacacacacacacagagcagagAGTCAGAGACACGCCCTCACTTTGTTGATGCCAGCAAGTTGTTAATAGTTCCCTGGACGATGTCCACATTtatcttttttctgttttgttttgtttttgcatagataatagaaaaacaagtatgaacgctgcagtcgagtgtgctcgactgtgagataccagctgctcatttttatgaaaagcaaaatagtacggtattcattttaaaatataccaacatttatataccgaaaaaatactgaaaatataacaaggaatattgaaaaaactaaaatagtgcggtattaattttaaaaatactaaaaatataccgaatgctattTTGTAAAAGATattgaataaattcaaaatagtttggtattaatttaaaatataccaaattattatatcgcaaaattactaaaaatataccaatgaccatatttggtatattcttattctttaaatacaccaaaataatataccacaaaaattcaaaaaatatatatacttttatatttggtatacttatatattttaaaatattccacaaaaataatgaaaatataccaaccaATACccatatttgatatattaatatattttaaaatattccacaaaaataatgaaaatataccaacgggTATATTTGGTAGATTTGTATAGAgatactttcaaaatataccatagattgataaatataccatacaaaagtatttctttaataacttcacAAGTATTCTCTGTGTGTTCTAACAAATTTTCGGGAATCTTTAAAGACTAGCTTTTTAATTACGCTTGCTGTCGAATAAAAGTtatatctttatcttttatagtctctgagatctagttattaagacggacggacagacacatgCACTCTGATCAGAGTTGCCTCCACATGCCTGTTACACTCatttcctggaggcacaaatttataatacccttctaccctctgggtagcgggtataaaaataaacaggCTAAGCGATGGCATAGCTCACCTCAGCTCGCAAGTCAAAGTTGATGTCTTTGGGGAGCAACTGCTTGTGCAACTTTTGCCGAGggcatttttttcaatttaatcgcgtatacgcagcgtgcaCCTTGGCGCATTCAATAAACTATTGCTTATGAGAGCAAACTCTCCTCCCCGGTGAATGCTAATTAAAGCAAACTCTTATCAGTTGCaactttgccacacacacatacagagagtgtgtgcaaatatttgcactaaTACTTTTGCCACAAAAGgcaaatcattaaaatttatgcactGGCGCACCTGAAAATGTAGCGAACGCGAGAAGGGAAACAGTTGCCAGACAGACTGAGAGACAAACAGACGGTCAGCTgtttaaaatgttgcaaaattCTCTGtgtatgtaacatatttatatgtgtgtgtgtgtggcatgccacgAGCTGACATAATGTGCTTATGTTTGGCAAtggtcaaagccaaagccgaagcTCACAATTTGCAGCGGCAGCATTTAATGACCCGCATTTTCGGGTCGCGCTTTGATGTGACGCCCAATCAACTGACTGtcgcaattttaattaatatttggcCAAGCGCACAGTGGGGCAAAAATGAAAGGAAAGTCGAAGGTGCCAAAAAGGCCAGCGCATGAATCAGATAATCTCAGATACGATTAAGTGGCAGCATCAATATGAAGTACAGCTAAATAGGGAAaggaaagaagaagaaggaaaaaaGAAGTAGAATGAGGGAAGAGGTAGATAAAGGGGAAGAGGTAGGAAGTGGGGAAGAGAGGTAGGAAGAGAGGTAGGAAGAGAGGTGGAAAGagcgacacacacaaagtGCGTTGTGGCTGCGGCAGCAAGTGCAAGTTTGTCTTTCATTAGCCTCAACTGGCACCTGGCCGCAGACGACAGTTGACAGAGTCCGCAGAGAGGAAGAGACAAGAGAGGTTGCGAAAGAGGGGAAGAAGGGAAAGGTAGCTGGGACAGGCTAAGCAGCTGCTTAATTATCTACTCGTTGCTGGTGCGACCTTTTCAAAGTAAACGCTGATTTCTTATCTTAAATGAAACTCACTTGGCACTGCGGCAAGCGGGAAAGCGGCTTCCGTTTCCGCTGCAGAGACTCAGCAGGAATAtatgtgtaggtgtgtgtgtgtggtgtgtgtgtgtgtgtgtgaggaggCTAAAAGGGTGTCGTTCATTTTGATTCTTTTACCAGCTCTTTTGTGGGTCGTAGTCAGGTGCaggtttaattaatttaattacagtcTAAGCATAATTTAGTGGGCAGTTGCGTGAACTTCGTTTAGccttcgttcgttcgtttgttcgCTGCGGGCTAATCGATTCGGCCATTCCAGCCCAGTTGCCTAATGAACCCAGACATCAGACTCAGCCTCTTTCGATTTCGCTCTCGCTTTGATTAAAGCGTAGAAAACTTTAAAGACATTGATTATGCATGCATTTCGTCTTTACTTTAATTACATTGTATGAGCGcagaaaagtatgctacaattATTTCCACTTTACTTTGCCTTCTGCTGCCTGCGTTCTACACGTGCGCCACATAAATAATGCTGTAATTATTTCTGCACACACACGCGGAGTAGCAGCACCAGCACGGcacaacaatttcattattagtttttatataCGCTCCACtgaaaacaataacagcaagaCAACAAAGGCGGTCGAGAGTGAATATAACATATACGACTAGCAGACACGCTATGaactatattttgtatacaatcATATATGGAAGCTAAGCAACCCTTTTCAACCACCTCTTACAGGGTATTTAGTGGCACTTACCGCATGCTCTTGCGCACTTCCTGCGGCTCAGGTGGCCGCGGCCGATGCCGACAGACAACAACGATGCCGGCCACGATAATTGACGTCACAATGACGACGCCTATCGCCACAACGGCGGCGAGTATCAGCAGCGTCGATTGCTTCTCCGGTCCGCTGCCAATGCTGGCGCCAGCGCCGACGCCAACCGACGAAagaccgccgccgccgccccCAACGCCGCCTCCCTTGCCGTTGCCACCAACGATGCCGCCGCCCACATGATGCGTGGTTTCCGCGGGCGTCGGATCCTCCGAGAGTATGGATTCATCTGTAAGAGAGAAGACGAAAGAAAGTGGGTCGCACGTTAGCCATCAAATAGTAGTTTTATATGAAGGAAGAGAGTGGTGGtggggagagggggagagtCTGCACAATGATTTGTTATTTGCTCGAAATTAGTTTGATACGGTTTGCTTTTtccttttgccattttatttatttgttttgtttcataCGCTGTTCGCCGTGCTTTTTGCTTAACTGATTGCTTTaactgtgtttgtgtttgttcgTTTGTACGTGGGGATTTTGTGTCGTTGTGTTGCCGTGGCAAATTgtgttgaaaattgaaattagcCAAATTGGGCAATCGACGTGAGGGTCTAGCGACGACCTTGACTCAAGGCAAAAGCTTTAATTGCTGCCTCcggtttgctgttgttgttgttgttggccaatcAAGCATCTTATTGGCAGAGAGAAAAGCTTTTGCCAATTATTATGAACATGTGAGAGgcattgtttatatttattagatttgCCAGGCTAAAGATGAGCCAGCGGAAATTGCAACTGTTTGCGAGATGATGATCCCTGTGGCAAGATTTATGCGATACATTCGTTTATGTCAGCCCAATCCAAGCGagtccagcagcagcagctgcctcaCCTGCCTCTGTTGTGCAGCATTTCCGCTCCATTTGCGAGTTGAAACAGTGCCAagagtgtgtggcatgtggcaagtggcagagCGAGCATTTAAGTGGAAATTGCCTACACCTGCGGCtcaatttcagtttctttttttctcgacgtttgttcgttttgtttcaatttcgcTTAACCAGTTACCAGTTGCTTAGCAAATGAGCGTTTTGGCTTTTGGTTGATTGTAATTTTCGGGCAACGTCTTTTGTTTTCCATCTAATAAATgctcttgttattttttgccattttctcaatttgatttttttctctttttggcTGGCAGAAACTGATTTcaaaatcagcagcagcaaaaatcaGCGTCAAGCGTCGACGGATTTGCTATTATTCACACGTAAATATTGTTACTTCACCTTCGTTCCTGTCTTGAGAATTTATTACCACACACAGCGAGAGAGCGTGAATAGAAAGAGGAGGCCAGGAAGGGGGAGGAGGGGAAAGAAATCCCAGGCAATGtgtaaataatagaaattgcGTAGGCGCCACAGCGCTGCCACTGTTAAAATTTCGCATAAATTATTTGCGCTCGCCTTCGGGGGATCCTTTTGCGTAGTCCTTGGCCTCGACGTTGTTCGTtcgcttcgctctctctctctgtgtgtgtgtgtgtgtctatggcTCTTTGGTAATTACAGTTATTGTGTCGACGCGCACAGTTTCTGGCCTTAATGCGACCGCATAATGCTGACAGACtgacacagagacagagagtgagagagagacagagtggCAACTAACCCATTCGATGCTGAACTTTGCCACTGACCTGGCATATAATTGAACATTTGCGTATCAAATACAATTAGGTGCATTAAATTGGGTAATACGTATGTGTGATTTATGGCCGAAGATGGCAGCGTTAAGGCAAATGGAAAACGGCGAAACCGAATGGCCAAACAATGCGGTAGGCGACGCTCAACGCAGCGCaacgcaaaatgaaaatgaaaacggtAATGGAAATgcagataaaaataaaaatcagcaTGAAAATAATGACAACGTAGtgttcgttgttgctgttgttgtggttgctcttgttgttattgttacgcGCTGAGTGCGAATGCCGAATGTTGAATGCGAGGcgaacaataaaagcaaagtgtCTACGGCGTCTGCCGTtaagcaaaacgaaaattgaagcaatttcgcttttgcctttgctcgATGGGTATGAAATAAAGAAAGGCATTGCcaatgacacacacacacacactgagacacacacatacacagctgTCGTTATGTCGTTAAGCATGGGTAAAATGAAGAGGCTGAAGCGGCACGCccttgcgtatacgtaatatgctcactctctctccttcgctctctctctgtctgtgtgccTTCGCATTGATGGAAAATGCTGAAATGCTTTACGCATCGCTGCATAACTCAGTCAGTGGATTAGAAAAGGGCGGCCTCAACGCCCACACATACGGCAGTCAGGACATCAGGTTGCCTTTTTCCTTGTTTCcagcacacacatagaaagTTTTCGCGGCGGCTGATTGAAGACGATTTCCTTGAACTTGCGTTGATTTGAAAATGCACTGAAGCGTTGAATTAGACACAGCCAACAACAGTTGAACTACAAGCAACGGGAGCATCAGCTTCAACTACCCAACTCAGTCAAGTTTATTGGCTCTGGCCAGTGGCAAGTGACCCACAGCAGCCAACAGGCAAATTCAGGCTCTGGCAATTGGCGAATATTTTGGCACACTTTACTGCCATGTTTGTGCTCTCTCTTTGGGTTATTCGTTTAGTCGGTTAGTCGGTTACTTGGGCTTTAGTACTCACCATATGGTCCCAGTTGTGCAGCCACGCGCACACGTTCAATCACCACCGGCGGCTCGCTGCGTCCCTTGGCGTTAACGGCATAAACTAAAAATTGATATTCACGTCCCGGCTCTAAATTATTCAAACGAAATTGTGGACTGTTCTCCTGCATTCGAAAGATGGGTGCAGATGTAGCCTGAAAAAAAAGAGCATACACAAAAGATAaagttgaaaacaaaaaacaggcCATAAACAGAGAATTCTCTTTTTGCTTGCGAGATAACCAGTTGACAGTCGAAGCGATACACGTATCTCGTGTGTGCTTAATAATATGCTGGACATATGGCCGAGCGCTGTAAAGTATGCtatgtttatttgttgccaACTTTTGTCGTTGCCCCAAACTTTGGGCACAACACACAGAGCAGAGCTGAGCAACACAGCccataaataattattcatGCCTAaaaatgtgcgtgtgtgcgaaagcgagaaagagagagaagagaaagagatacaCTCGGCTGCTGCAGTGGGACACATTGTTCTGTTCTGTCTGGGAAATTTTAAACTGAATATCCGTTTGCCGTAATGGGACACAATCGAGTGAGCTTCGTTGGTTACGCACAAATTCCCACTCAAGTAAGCGTAAGTAATTTATGTTGTCCTTGCGGCGCATTTGCCACTCGCCTGCGtccccttctccttctcttcctTCCAAGCTGCTGTCAATGTGtctcctctcgctctctctcgctctctgtcacTGTCTCTGCTTGCCATTTTTATCTAGC
Coding sequences:
- the LOC133835768 gene encoding uncharacterized protein LOC133835768 isoform X6 gives rise to the protein MRMSGESTEIMHLTQLERESAGAYACGATNTEGETRSSSLTLKVQFSPRCKPGTEQTSIGAINMHSIQVKCEVDADPPESVRFSWTYNNTRNVSPVLNSRIQSNGLTSTMTYLPQTDSELITLACWASNVVGRQTAPCLVHILPANAPEAPKACELRNDTVLEVVCVAGSDGGLSQYFMLEVVGGDLLYASESSSAGNRGGQFGETLGNADNEISTLNDQATSAPIFRMQENSPQFRLNNLEPGREYQFLVYAVNAKGRSEPPVVIERVRVAAQLGPYDESILSEDPTPAETTHHVGGGIVGGNGKGGGVGGGGGGLSSVGVGAGASIGSGPEKQSTLLILAAVVAIGVVIVTSIIVAGIVVVCRHRPRPPEPQEVRKSMRPARNDVPSMYIEEDELNELEEGGGRAAEIRARITPHQATSHLCGGGVGPGGVAPLGGPGAIVGVAGPHHYISESFIQYAQPSLNGDVLLPLLVTATASQPSSHRRYHRSAASAATMSDVVVAMPQPVAAKLCATAANAADASAVVAAAAWPPKYPDLILPRGELEFTTLDPTLK